The Muricauda sp. SCSIO 65647 genome includes a region encoding these proteins:
- a CDS encoding amidohydrolase: protein MKKIFLLLFLFSISSNIGAQKLGKNKQVVIASVEKHKENLIKISDSIWALAETAFNESKSSKVLADYAEENGLAVTRGVADMPTAFTATYGSGKPVISILGEFDALPGISQKAQPAKEPLKAGAAGHGCGHNLFGAASLGAAIAIKELIAEGKIKGTVKFLGTPAEEKYFAKVWMVEAGLWNDVDVNISWHPGAEIEADVQSSLSLIDFIVEFYGQAAHASSDPWNGRSASDALELYTTGINYYREHIKPTSRLHYHIQDGGQVVNVVPDYAKIWVRVRDPKRKVMLPTYEHVKKMAEGAAIMANVDYKISLVSGIYETLVNRTGGEIMQKNLELLGPITYTEEETTFGKAIQKATGKPEIGMDSKIHQLKETEENPGGGSTDVGDVSWNVPNINLRVTVAPKGTPWHSWAVVACGGMSIGHKGMVHAAKAMAMTMVDLFENPKLIEKVKEEFKVRKGDEKYEPMIDGPPPIGNN from the coding sequence ATGAAAAAAATATTCCTTCTTTTATTCTTGTTCAGCATATCATCCAATATTGGGGCGCAAAAACTTGGTAAAAACAAACAAGTCGTCATCGCATCAGTAGAAAAACACAAAGAAAACCTTATCAAGATCAGTGATTCAATCTGGGCATTGGCAGAGACTGCTTTCAATGAGTCCAAGTCTTCAAAGGTTTTGGCAGATTACGCAGAAGAAAATGGCCTAGCTGTTACTCGTGGGGTTGCAGATATGCCCACAGCCTTCACAGCGACATACGGTTCGGGAAAGCCCGTAATCAGCATTTTGGGAGAGTTTGATGCTTTGCCGGGCATTTCGCAAAAGGCACAGCCCGCCAAAGAACCGCTGAAAGCGGGTGCCGCAGGCCACGGTTGCGGCCATAACTTGTTCGGGGCCGCCAGTCTTGGGGCCGCCATTGCCATTAAAGAGCTTATAGCCGAAGGTAAAATCAAAGGAACGGTCAAATTTTTGGGTACTCCGGCCGAAGAGAAATATTTTGCCAAGGTCTGGATGGTCGAGGCCGGGCTATGGAACGATGTCGATGTCAACATCAGTTGGCACCCTGGCGCCGAAATAGAGGCCGATGTGCAAAGTAGTTTGTCTTTAATCGATTTCATCGTCGAATTCTATGGCCAGGCCGCGCATGCTTCCTCAGACCCTTGGAATGGCCGCAGTGCCTCTGATGCCTTAGAACTTTATACCACGGGCATCAATTACTATCGTGAACATATCAAACCTACTTCACGCCTACATTACCACATTCAAGATGGCGGACAAGTCGTAAATGTCGTTCCGGATTATGCGAAGATTTGGGTGCGCGTTCGTGACCCAAAGCGAAAAGTGATGTTGCCTACCTACGAACATGTCAAAAAAATGGCCGAAGGTGCGGCTATCATGGCCAATGTCGATTATAAGATTTCATTGGTCTCAGGTATTTATGAGACCTTGGTGAACCGTACGGGCGGTGAAATCATGCAAAAGAATTTAGAATTGCTTGGCCCCATTACCTATACCGAAGAGGAAACCACTTTTGGCAAGGCAATCCAAAAAGCCACTGGAAAACCAGAGATAGGTATGGACAGCAAAATTCATCAGTTGAAAGAAACCGAAGAAAATCCTGGGGGAGGCTCAACAGACGTGGGCGATGTAAGCTGGAACGTACCGAACATCAATTTAAGGGTTACCGTGGCCCCAAAAGGTACACCGTGGCACTCATGGGCCGTAGTGGCCTGTGGAGGCATGAGCATAGGTCACAAAGGTATGGTTCATGCGGCAAAGGCCATGGCAATGACCATGGTCGATCTCTTTGAAAATCCAAAATTGATCGAAAAAGTAAAAGAAGAATTCAAAGTGCGTAAAGGTGACGAAAAATACGAGCCCATGATCGATGGCCCGCCACCGATCGGTAATAATTAA
- the murA gene encoding UDP-N-acetylglucosamine 1-carboxyvinyltransferase, with translation MGTFKIEGGHQLHGEIIPQGAKNEALQILCAVLLTPEEVVVNNIPDIIDVNKLIDLLKNLGVKVQHKGKGTYSFKADEVDLDYLQTEKFKQDGRGLRGSIMLVGPLLARFGKGYIPKPGGDKIGRRRLDTHFEGFIKLGAQFRYNREEYFYGVEAEKLKGTYMLLDEASVTGTANIVMAAVLAEGTTTIYNAACEPYLQQLCKMLVRMGAKISGIGSNLLTIEGVGQLAGTEHTMLPDMIEIGSWIGLAAMTRSELTIKNVSWDDLGLIPDAFRKLGIQVEKKGDDIFIPKHNDGYAIHNYIDGSILTIADAPWPGLTPDLLSIMLVVATQARGEVIIHQKMFESRLFFVDKLLDMGAKIILCDPHRATVIGHDFRSTLKATTMVSPDIRAGVSLLIAALSAKGTSIIHNIEQIDRGYENIEERLQKIGAKIERV, from the coding sequence ATGGGAACTTTTAAAATTGAGGGTGGCCACCAGCTTCATGGAGAGATAATTCCACAAGGAGCCAAAAACGAGGCCCTTCAAATACTTTGCGCCGTTCTATTGACCCCAGAAGAAGTTGTGGTGAACAATATACCCGATATCATCGATGTCAACAAGTTGATCGATCTTCTCAAGAACCTGGGTGTTAAGGTCCAGCACAAGGGCAAGGGTACTTACAGCTTTAAAGCCGATGAGGTCGACCTTGATTATCTACAGACAGAAAAGTTCAAACAAGACGGCCGTGGCCTGCGTGGATCTATTATGCTGGTAGGCCCATTGTTGGCCAGATTTGGAAAAGGATACATACCAAAACCCGGTGGTGATAAAATAGGGAGAAGGCGATTGGATACCCATTTTGAGGGTTTTATCAAGCTCGGCGCACAATTTCGCTATAACCGGGAAGAATATTTCTATGGCGTAGAGGCCGAGAAATTGAAAGGCACCTATATGCTGTTAGATGAGGCCTCGGTAACGGGCACTGCAAATATTGTCATGGCAGCGGTGCTTGCCGAGGGTACCACCACCATCTACAATGCTGCATGTGAACCCTATCTACAACAGCTCTGTAAAATGCTGGTACGCATGGGCGCCAAGATTTCAGGTATTGGATCCAATCTCTTGACCATTGAAGGGGTAGGGCAACTTGCCGGAACCGAGCACACCATGCTCCCCGATATGATAGAAATTGGCAGTTGGATTGGTCTTGCTGCAATGACCCGAAGTGAGTTGACCATCAAAAATGTCAGTTGGGATGATTTGGGCCTGATACCCGATGCCTTTCGAAAATTGGGAATTCAGGTTGAGAAAAAAGGGGATGATATTTTTATACCCAAGCATAACGATGGTTATGCAATCCATAATTACATCGATGGATCAATATTGACCATTGCTGACGCACCATGGCCAGGCCTAACGCCTGACTTGTTGAGCATCATGTTGGTAGTGGCGACCCAAGCGAGGGGCGAGGTGATCATTCACCAAAAAATGTTTGAAAGCCGTCTTTTCTTTGTGGATAAGTTGTTGGATATGGGGGCCAAGATCATTCTTTGCGATCCGCACCGCGCTACGGTTATCGGACACGATTTCAGGTCTACCCTAAAGGCCACCACCATGGTTTCGCCCGACATTCGTGCCGGCGTATCACTTTTGATCGCTGCGCTTTCTGCAAAGGGCACATCGATTATCCACAATATCGAACAGATTGATCGGGGTTATGAAAACATCGAAGAGCGACTTCAAAAAATCGGGGCCAAAATCGAAAGGGTTTAA
- a CDS encoding ATP-dependent DNA helicase RecQ: protein MQRNPTDILQHHWGFKSFKGSQEKIINALLKNHDVLALMPTGGGKSLCYQIPALAKDGLCIVISPLVSLIQDQVQRLKKMGIKAMALTGRIGADELIDLLDNCQFGGYKFLYLSPERLQQSLVQERIQQIQINMVAIDEAHCVSQWGHDFRPAYLKCNILKKLAPEAPMIALTATTTKEVSKDIITELELEDPLVFKDSLLRKNIVFHVKNTEDKLYQLQQLISKESGCSIVYAGTRRATVEIASQLKNKGVNADFFHGGLASYEKEQKLKAWLNNDIDIMTATSAFGMGVDKADVRKVVHYHIPDSLESYFQEVGRAGRDGLFAKAILLTNEQDRLQAKKQFVATQPDVEYIRLCYKKLNAYFQIPYSEGAGQTFSFFFNDFCHQYRLNPLLTYNAMKILDQHSVISLSNAFGQKTTVQFVAKKQELFKYIENNRAFEGLIKTVLRTYGGIFDYETPINTLSIAKKTARPEKEIHILFERLQKDGILEYKSSKSDIELTFLLPREDDKTINTFGHKVTHFNNVKKGKFEDMLAYIDNTSICRSRFLLQYFGEKIESPCGRCDVCLNKRKRPLSELKKIKTDVFKLLEQHHMTSKELINSLPYDESLIIGVIQELLDEEKITVNEKNQYGPNR from the coding sequence GTGCAGCGAAATCCCACCGACATATTGCAACACCATTGGGGCTTCAAAAGCTTCAAGGGCTCACAAGAAAAAATCATCAATGCCTTGCTCAAAAACCATGATGTACTGGCACTGATGCCCACTGGTGGGGGCAAATCATTGTGCTATCAAATTCCGGCATTGGCCAAAGACGGCCTTTGTATTGTGATCTCTCCCTTAGTCTCACTTATTCAAGATCAAGTACAGCGATTGAAAAAAATGGGCATCAAGGCCATGGCCTTGACCGGCCGCATTGGTGCCGATGAACTTATAGACCTTCTTGACAATTGTCAGTTTGGCGGCTATAAATTTCTGTACCTCTCGCCCGAAAGACTGCAACAGTCTTTGGTACAAGAACGCATACAGCAAATACAAATCAATATGGTGGCCATCGATGAAGCACATTGCGTCTCTCAATGGGGCCATGACTTCAGGCCAGCCTACCTAAAGTGCAACATTTTAAAAAAATTGGCCCCAGAGGCCCCGATGATCGCCCTTACGGCGACCACCACCAAAGAAGTCTCAAAAGATATCATAACAGAACTTGAACTTGAAGACCCATTGGTATTCAAAGATTCTTTGTTGAGAAAGAACATTGTTTTTCATGTCAAAAACACAGAGGACAAATTATACCAACTTCAACAACTGATAAGCAAAGAAAGTGGCTGCAGCATAGTTTATGCCGGCACCAGAAGGGCAACGGTAGAAATTGCCTCTCAATTAAAAAACAAGGGAGTCAATGCTGATTTTTTTCATGGCGGACTGGCCAGCTATGAAAAAGAACAAAAACTTAAGGCGTGGCTCAATAATGACATAGACATAATGACGGCTACCAGTGCCTTCGGCATGGGGGTTGACAAGGCCGATGTACGAAAAGTGGTTCACTACCACATTCCCGATAGCCTTGAAAGCTATTTTCAAGAAGTGGGCAGGGCAGGCCGGGATGGGTTATTTGCAAAAGCAATTCTTTTGACCAATGAACAAGATAGGTTACAGGCGAAAAAACAGTTCGTTGCCACCCAACCCGATGTGGAATATATACGATTGTGCTACAAAAAACTGAACGCCTATTTTCAAATCCCCTATAGTGAAGGCGCAGGTCAGACTTTTTCGTTCTTTTTCAATGACTTCTGCCATCAGTATCGGTTGAATCCGTTGCTGACATACAATGCCATGAAAATTTTAGATCAGCACTCGGTCATTTCATTATCAAATGCCTTTGGTCAAAAGACCACGGTTCAATTTGTGGCCAAAAAGCAAGAACTCTTTAAATATATTGAAAACAATAGGGCCTTTGAGGGTTTGATTAAAACGGTACTCCGTACCTACGGGGGTATTTTTGACTATGAGACACCAATAAACACTTTGTCGATAGCAAAAAAAACAGCTAGACCAGAGAAAGAAATACACATCCTGTTTGAACGTTTGCAGAAAGATGGCATTCTCGAATACAAATCCTCAAAGAGTGACATTGAATTGACTTTTCTACTTCCTCGTGAAGATGATAAGACCATCAATACCTTTGGTCATAAGGTCACGCATTTCAATAACGTCAAAAAGGGAAAGTTTGAAGACATGCTGGCCTACATCGACAACACCTCTATATGTAGAAGTCGATTTTTATTGCAGTATTTCGGGGAAAAAATAGAGTCGCCTTGTGGTCGATGTGATGTGTGCCTCAATAAACGAAAACGGCCGCTTTCTGAACTCAAAAAGATAAAAACCGATGTCTTTAAACTTCTCGAGCAACACCACATGACCTCAAAAGAATTGATAAATAGCTTACCTTATGATGAAAGTCTTATAATAGGGGTAATTCAAGAGCTTTTGGATGAAGAAAAAATAACCGTGAATGAAAAAAACCAATATGGCCCAAACCGATAA
- a CDS encoding pirin family protein, with the protein MKKSILQTFPLGFPWQTQDPFLFCVYHLDHYPKGNENMGPDPELLEGRNLGNDFTIKDGWRMYHGHTVPGFPYHPHRGFETITIVNKGFCDHSDSLGAAGRFGEGDVQWMTAGRGVQHSEMFPLLNTDKENPLELFQIWLNLPKRDKFTAPHFKMLWHEDIPIIKEENATIKVIAGNYRGTKANDPAPNSWAVKPENEVAVWNIHVNTNVTYTLPKADTEVTRTLYFYEGSEIFIGDKKINPNFGIALDATQETQIRIGSEKAHFLLLQGKPIEEPIAKYGPFVMNTEEEIQQAMDEYRVTQFGGWPWPYPDNVHERDKGRFAKYPDGHTIEKS; encoded by the coding sequence ATGAAAAAATCTATTTTACAGACATTTCCCCTAGGTTTTCCGTGGCAGACCCAAGATCCATTTTTATTCTGTGTGTATCATCTCGACCATTATCCAAAGGGCAATGAGAACATGGGGCCCGATCCCGAACTACTTGAGGGTAGAAATTTGGGCAATGACTTTACCATAAAGGATGGCTGGCGTATGTACCACGGACATACGGTACCTGGATTTCCCTATCACCCACATCGTGGTTTTGAAACCATTACGATCGTGAACAAGGGTTTTTGTGACCATTCTGATTCACTTGGGGCAGCTGGTCGATTTGGTGAAGGTGATGTACAGTGGATGACCGCAGGACGTGGTGTGCAGCATTCTGAAATGTTTCCTCTGTTGAACACCGATAAGGAGAATCCGCTAGAACTATTTCAAATCTGGTTGAACCTTCCCAAGAGGGACAAATTTACAGCGCCACACTTCAAAATGCTTTGGCATGAAGATATTCCTATCATAAAAGAGGAAAATGCCACCATAAAAGTCATTGCTGGAAACTATAGGGGAACAAAGGCAAACGACCCTGCTCCGAATTCATGGGCCGTAAAACCCGAAAACGAAGTCGCTGTTTGGAATATTCATGTCAATACCAATGTAACCTATACATTGCCAAAGGCCGATACCGAAGTCACAAGAACACTTTATTTTTATGAAGGGTCGGAAATTTTCATCGGAGACAAAAAAATCAATCCGAATTTCGGAATCGCTTTAGACGCCACCCAAGAAACCCAAATACGAATCGGAAGTGAAAAAGCACATTTTCTTTTGCTACAGGGCAAACCGATAGAGGAACCTATTGCCAAATACGGGCCTTTTGTCATGAATACAGAAGAAGAGATACAGCAGGCCATGGATGAGTATCGGGTGACCCAATTCGGCGGTTGGCCTTGGCCCTACCCCGATAATGTCCACGAGAGGGACAAAGGGCGATTTGCGAAATATCCTGATGGACATACTATTGAAAAATCTTAA
- a CDS encoding DUF4290 domain-containing protein, translating to MNLVENLEYNTERPKLIIPEYGRHFQKMVDHCVSIEDKEERNRVAKAIISVMGNLQPHLRDVPDFQHKLWDQLFIMADFRLDVDSPFPIPSKEVLQQRPDPLEYPQNHPKYRFYGNNIKRMIDVAVGWEKGDMRDGLEYAIANHMKKCYLNWNKDSVEDSVIFEHLKELSNGEIDLAPDGENLTESNQFLKNRSQKSNRGNTKKGQRNSRKKRH from the coding sequence TTGAATTTAGTAGAAAACCTAGAGTACAATACCGAAAGACCGAAACTTATTATACCCGAGTACGGGCGCCATTTTCAGAAAATGGTCGATCATTGTGTCTCTATCGAAGATAAGGAAGAGCGCAACAGGGTGGCCAAGGCCATTATTAGTGTGATGGGCAATTTGCAGCCCCATTTAAGGGATGTGCCCGATTTTCAACATAAACTATGGGACCAATTGTTCATCATGGCCGATTTTAGGTTGGATGTCGATTCTCCCTTTCCCATACCATCAAAAGAGGTATTGCAGCAGCGACCTGACCCGCTTGAATACCCACAGAACCATCCGAAGTATCGTTTTTATGGCAATAACATAAAAAGAATGATCGATGTGGCCGTGGGCTGGGAAAAAGGCGATATGCGTGATGGCCTTGAGTATGCCATTGCAAACCACATGAAAAAGTGTTACCTGAATTGGAACAAAGATAGTGTTGAAGATTCAGTCATCTTTGAGCATCTTAAAGAGTTGAGCAATGGCGAGATCGATCTGGCACCAGATGGTGAAAACTTAACGGAAAGCAATCAGTTTCTCAAGAACCGCTCACAGAAATCAAATAGGGGCAATACCAAAAAAGGACAACGCAACAGCCGTAAAAAAAGGCATTAA
- a CDS encoding SDR family NAD(P)-dependent oxidoreductase codes for MSKNILLIGGSHGIGLAMAKELAKDHSVFVASRTHGELNGSGITHITFDATNDELDVSRLPDEIHGFAYCPGTINLKPFKMLSLDTFKEDMEVNFFSLVKIVSAIMSKMAEKSSMVFFSTVAVETGMPFHTSVSAAKGAIEGFARSLAAEYAPKVRVNCIAPSLVDTPLAKRLLSNEKKQGLMAQRHPLKRVGRPEDIAQMALFLLSDKGTWITGQVLGVDGGISTLNVD; via the coding sequence ATGTCAAAAAATATTTTATTGATAGGAGGTTCACATGGCATTGGCCTGGCCATGGCAAAAGAACTTGCCAAAGACCATTCTGTTTTTGTAGCCTCTCGAACCCATGGGGAACTAAATGGGTCAGGTATCACCCACATCACATTTGATGCCACCAACGATGAACTCGACGTTTCCCGATTACCGGACGAAATTCACGGATTTGCCTATTGCCCTGGCACTATCAATTTGAAACCGTTCAAAATGTTATCGCTGGATACTTTTAAGGAAGATATGGAAGTCAATTTCTTTTCCTTGGTAAAAATAGTGTCTGCGATAATGTCCAAAATGGCCGAAAAGTCAAGTATGGTCTTTTTTAGTACAGTGGCCGTTGAAACGGGAATGCCCTTTCATACCAGTGTTTCAGCGGCAAAAGGCGCCATTGAGGGGTTTGCCAGATCATTGGCTGCCGAGTATGCCCCAAAAGTTCGGGTAAATTGCATTGCGCCCTCGCTTGTTGATACACCATTGGCCAAAAGATTGCTGAGCAATGAAAAGAAGCAAGGTTTGATGGCCCAAAGGCATCCATTAAAAAGAGTGGGGCGACCTGAAGATATTGCCCAAATGGCTCTATTTTTATTGAGCGATAAAGGCACTTGGATCACAGGACAAGTTCTAGGGGTCGATGGCGGCATTTCTACTTTGAACGTTGATTGA
- a CDS encoding DUF493 family protein: MEKDKSEEFYERLKVQLQENTDWPSDYLYKFIVPTDEAKIDSINKIFDNTGAVIESKKSKKGNYTSISVMVHLSGPDAVIEKYLKVSSIEGVISL; encoded by the coding sequence ATGGAAAAGGACAAATCAGAAGAGTTCTATGAAAGACTGAAAGTGCAGTTGCAAGAAAATACGGATTGGCCCTCAGATTATCTCTATAAGTTCATCGTGCCCACCGACGAAGCCAAGATCGATAGCATCAACAAAATCTTTGATAATACAGGAGCCGTAATCGAGTCTAAAAAGTCAAAAAAGGGCAATTATACCAGCATATCGGTAATGGTACACCTGAGCGGACCCGACGCGGTTATCGAAAAATATCTAAAAGTTTCTTCGATCGAAGGGGTTATTTCGCTTTGA
- a CDS encoding deoxyribodipyrimidine photo-lyase, translated as MADKINIFWFRRDLRLHDNVGLHRALTDRHPVMPIFIFDTEILENLPKNDARVTFIFETLQNMRRTLQEKANSSLAMYHGEPGDLFSKLIAGHNVQTVFTNHDYEPYAKRRDDTIKKLLEKKGVAFRTYKDHVIFEKDEVVKNDGHPYTVYTPYKNKWKEIFDRTMHLTDHEVVPFMGNFVKNNRLPNLSLSDIGFKNSAITVPKHDVSSQLIKKYEDTRDYPAKEKGTSRLGPHLRFGTVSIRRMVEKAIMEKAEVFWNELIWREFFMQILWHYPNTVGNAFKPKYDRIEWRNDENEFERWKKGETGFALVDAGMRQLNETGYMHNRVRMLVASFLCKHLLVDWRWGEAYFAQKLLDYEMASNVGNWQWAAGSGVDAAPYFRIFNPMTQVDKFDKERTYIKEWIPEYGADSYPEKMVDHKMARERCLKAFKEALG; from the coding sequence ATGGCTGACAAAATCAATATTTTCTGGTTTCGACGCGATCTGCGGCTTCACGACAATGTAGGGCTGCACCGTGCATTGACCGATAGGCACCCGGTCATGCCCATTTTCATTTTTGACACGGAAATATTGGAAAACCTACCGAAGAATGACGCCCGTGTGACGTTCATATTCGAGACTTTGCAAAATATGCGCCGTACATTGCAAGAAAAGGCCAATAGTAGTTTAGCGATGTATCACGGAGAACCTGGGGATCTTTTTTCTAAACTGATCGCAGGGCACAATGTTCAAACCGTATTCACCAACCACGACTACGAACCCTATGCAAAGCGACGCGACGATACGATAAAAAAATTGCTTGAAAAAAAGGGTGTTGCGTTCAGAACATACAAAGACCATGTTATTTTTGAAAAAGACGAAGTGGTCAAAAATGATGGTCATCCGTATACCGTTTATACGCCTTATAAAAACAAATGGAAGGAGATTTTTGATCGAACAATGCACTTAACCGACCATGAAGTTGTTCCTTTTATGGGAAATTTTGTGAAAAACAACCGTTTGCCCAACCTTTCGTTGAGCGATATCGGATTCAAAAATTCAGCTATCACGGTTCCCAAACATGATGTGTCTTCCCAACTGATAAAAAAATATGAAGATACCCGTGACTATCCCGCTAAAGAAAAAGGTACTTCCCGATTAGGTCCACACCTCAGGTTTGGCACTGTATCCATAAGAAGAATGGTTGAAAAAGCCATTATGGAAAAAGCCGAAGTTTTTTGGAACGAGTTGATTTGGCGTGAGTTCTTCATGCAAATACTATGGCATTACCCGAACACGGTGGGCAATGCCTTTAAACCAAAATACGACCGCATCGAATGGCGCAACGACGAAAATGAGTTTGAAAGATGGAAAAAAGGCGAGACCGGTTTTGCCCTGGTCGATGCCGGTATGCGACAACTCAACGAAACCGGTTACATGCACAACCGGGTAAGAATGCTGGTAGCCAGTTTCTTATGCAAGCATTTACTTGTTGATTGGCGCTGGGGCGAAGCCTATTTTGCCCAAAAACTGCTCGATTATGAAATGGCCAGCAATGTGGGCAATTGGCAATGGGCGGCGGGCAGTGGTGTTGATGCGGCCCCTTACTTCCGTATCTTCAATCCGATGACCCAAGTCGACAAATTTGACAAAGAAAGAACGTATATCAAAGAATGGATTCCTGAATATGGCGCCGATTCTTATCCCGAAAAAATGGTAGACCATAAGATGGCACGAGAGCGTTGTCTGAAGGCTTTTAAAGAAGCATTGGGATAA
- a CDS encoding Lacal_2735 family protein, whose amino-acid sequence MFKLFKKKSEVEKLQEKYKKLMKEAFELSKINRSDSDRIYAEADEIQKKIESLLQ is encoded by the coding sequence ATGTTCAAATTGTTCAAGAAGAAATCAGAAGTTGAAAAATTACAGGAGAAGTACAAAAAGTTGATGAAAGAAGCTTTTGAGCTATCAAAAATCAACAGATCCGACAGCGATCGTATTTATGCCGAAGCTGATGAAATTCAAAAAAAGATAGAGTCCCTATTGCAATGA
- a CDS encoding AAA family ATPase translates to MGKRKIVVTGAPGTGKTSVIKGLEKKGFHCFHEVIRSMTAAARNDKDSKEQVSNPLVFVKDPLKFNKDLLHGRIEHFEASTRLPTKVCFFDRGIPDVLAYMDFFNQEYPVEFEKACEKKKYDAILILPPWKEIYTSDNERLESYKEAEDIHKHLFDTYRRFGYDPIIVPKTSVANRLYFVTKALKIN, encoded by the coding sequence GTGGGGAAAAGGAAAATTGTAGTCACTGGGGCTCCGGGTACGGGCAAGACCTCCGTTATCAAGGGATTGGAAAAAAAAGGCTTTCATTGTTTCCACGAGGTCATACGCTCGATGACCGCCGCTGCCCGAAATGACAAAGATTCAAAAGAACAGGTATCAAACCCATTGGTTTTTGTGAAAGATCCACTTAAATTCAATAAGGATCTGTTGCATGGAAGGATAGAACATTTCGAGGCATCAACCCGGTTACCCACCAAAGTTTGTTTCTTTGATAGGGGTATTCCGGATGTATTGGCCTATATGGATTTTTTCAATCAAGAATACCCCGTAGAATTCGAAAAAGCCTGCGAAAAGAAAAAGTATGATGCCATCTTAATACTGCCCCCATGGAAAGAAATTTATACCTCTGATAACGAAAGGTTAGAGAGCTATAAGGAAGCTGAAGACATTCACAAACATCTTTTCGACACCTATAGACGATTTGGTTATGACCCTATCATTGTGCCAAAAACCTCGGTCGCCAATCGGTTATACTTTGTCACTAAAGCCCTGAAAATAAACTAG
- the fmt gene encoding methionyl-tRNA formyltransferase, translated as MKKTNMAQTDKQRELRIVFMGTPEFAVISLDHLLRTEHNVVGVITSPDKPSGRGQKLHESAVKKYAQEKKLPVLQPKNLKDEHFLKALKNLNGNLQIIVAFRMLPKAVWEVPKYGTFNLHASLLPEYRGAAPINWAIINGETETGVTTFFIDEKIDTGEIILQDRIEITEKETAGELHDKLAVVGADLVLKTVNQIKKGTLVTTKQREAPELKQAPKIFRETCEIDWSNPIDVIYNHIRGLSPYPTAWTTLHNDKEMMVIKIYGCVRERVHHDLPTGKIIVDQKTMKVAVDNGFIRLLQIQAPGKRKMDISDFLNGNEVSKNAYVR; from the coding sequence ATGAAAAAAACCAATATGGCCCAAACCGATAAGCAAAGAGAGCTACGCATTGTTTTCATGGGAACCCCAGAATTTGCCGTAATCAGTCTTGATCATCTTTTGAGGACCGAACACAACGTGGTCGGTGTGATCACCTCACCCGATAAACCCTCGGGCCGTGGTCAAAAACTGCATGAATCAGCTGTAAAAAAATATGCCCAAGAAAAAAAGTTGCCCGTTTTGCAACCTAAAAATCTAAAAGACGAGCATTTTTTGAAAGCGTTGAAAAACTTGAATGGCAACCTTCAAATAATCGTGGCCTTCAGAATGCTTCCCAAGGCAGTATGGGAGGTTCCCAAATATGGCACTTTCAATTTGCACGCCTCGCTATTGCCCGAATATAGGGGGGCCGCACCTATCAACTGGGCCATTATCAATGGTGAAACCGAAACTGGGGTCACCACTTTCTTTATTGACGAGAAAATAGATACGGGCGAGATTATTCTCCAAGACCGAATTGAAATCACTGAAAAGGAGACAGCTGGCGAACTGCATGATAAATTGGCTGTAGTAGGTGCAGATTTGGTACTCAAGACCGTCAACCAAATAAAAAAAGGAACACTCGTGACAACCAAACAGAGAGAGGCCCCTGAATTGAAACAAGCCCCCAAAATATTTAGGGAAACCTGTGAAATTGATTGGTCAAACCCTATCGATGTCATTTACAACCATATCCGCGGCCTTTCTCCCTACCCCACTGCTTGGACCACTTTACACAATGACAAAGAGATGATGGTCATAAAGATATATGGATGCGTGAGAGAAAGGGTACATCACGACCTGCCTACAGGCAAAATAATAGTTGACCAAAAAACGATGAAGGTAGCCGTCGATAATGGTTTTATAAGACTGTTACAGATACAAGCGCCTGGAAAACGAAAAATGGATATATCCGATTTTTTGAACGGCAATGAGGTATCAAAAAACGCCTATGTTCGCTAA